The Maridesulfovibrio salexigens DSM 2638 region GTTCCTCGTCAAGGTCTATATTCTGCTGCTGGTCATGATCTGGCTGCGCTGGACATACCCCCGCGTTCGTTTTGATCAGCTTCTGAATATCAACTGGAAATGGCTCATGCCCTTAGCTCTGTTGAACCTGTTTATCACCGCTTTTGTGATGAAGCTGTAGGAGGGCGTTTTTAATGAGTGTGATTAAAAAAATATGGGATGACGTGACTTCGCTCTGGTCCTTGATCGTAGGACTGAAAGTCACGGGTAAAAACTTTGTCGATAAAAACGTGACCCTCCATTATCCGCGTGAAACGGTTACTTCCGGGGAGTTGGAGGGATTTCGTGGTCCGCTGGAACTCATAGGTAAACCCAAGGATCCGGCCAAACCAAAATGCATTGCCTGCATGATGTGTGTCACCGCCTGTCCCAGTAAGTGCATTACCGTGGTTAAGGCCAAGGCTCCCAAGCCTACCGAGGCTGAACTTCAGGCTATGAAAGAAGCGGAAGAGCGGGGCGAAAAGGTCAATAAGCCTAAAGCTCCTAAAGAGCCTGCAAAATTTTTGTATGACTTTTCGCTCTGTTCACTTTGTGGATCATGCGTTGAAAACTGCCCTGCAAAGGCACTGCGTTACTCATCAAATGTGTACTTGACTGTGACTGATCGCAAGGAGCTTAAAATGGACCTGCTTGCCAGACTCGGTGCACAGGCTGAGGCTGCTGTAGTTGCAAAGGCGGCAGAGTCTCCCAAGAAAGTTGAAGCTGTAACTACTGAAAAAGAGGCAGGGACAGAATCATGATGGAAACGCTCGCAAAAATAGCTTTTGTTGTTTACACGCTGCTGATTCTCGGCGGCGGGTGCATAGCCGTGGGCGCACACAGCCTGGTGCGGGCTATGGTGGGGCTGATATCGTCCCTGCTGGGCGTGGCTGGAATGTACATGCTCATGGCTGCGCCGTTCATGGCTTTCATGCAGATTCTCATCTACGTGGGGGCAGTCTGTGTGCTCATCTTCTTTGCCATCATGCTTACTCAGGCTGATGATCACGGGGTTGAAGCAGGAAGTCGCAGGCCGGGAAAATCAGCACTCGCAGCCCTGACGTTTATCGCTCCGGTATTTGTAATCGGGTTTATCCTGATCAAATTTCAGCCCGTTTCAATTCACATCCCGGTTGAGGTACCCCTGATCGAAATAGGTAAAGGACTGCTGGAAGATTATCCGGTTGCATTTGAGCTTATCTCGGTTGTCCTGCTGGCTGCCATGGCAGGAGCTGTGCTGCTGGCCTTTGAACAGAAAGGCAAGAAAGGGAGGAAAGTATAATGAGTCCTCTTTTAATGTATCAACTGGTGGCGCTCCTGCTGCTGGCTATCGGGCTGTACGGCATTGTCTGGCGTAAATCGCTTGTGGGCATGCTCATTTCCGTGGAGCTGATGCTCAACGGCGCGGGGCTGTCCATTGTTTCCGCCTCCCAGCTTACCGAGGCCGGAAGCGCAGTGGGGCAGATCGCCGCACTTTTTGTTATGGGACTGGCCGCTGCTGAAGCGACCCTTGTGCTGGCAATAATCATTGTGGTGGCAAAACGGTTTAAGTCCGTTGAGACCGACGCAATAACAAGGCTGAAAGGGTAAATGTATGACAGTTAGCACTGAATTCATCACCAGCGC contains the following coding sequences:
- a CDS encoding 4Fe-4S binding protein translates to MSVIKKIWDDVTSLWSLIVGLKVTGKNFVDKNVTLHYPRETVTSGELEGFRGPLELIGKPKDPAKPKCIACMMCVTACPSKCITVVKAKAPKPTEAELQAMKEAEERGEKVNKPKAPKEPAKFLYDFSLCSLCGSCVENCPAKALRYSSNVYLTVTDRKELKMDLLARLGAQAEAAVVAKAAESPKKVEAVTTEKEAGTES
- a CDS encoding NADH-quinone oxidoreductase subunit J family protein, which gives rise to MMETLAKIAFVVYTLLILGGGCIAVGAHSLVRAMVGLISSLLGVAGMYMLMAAPFMAFMQILIYVGAVCVLIFFAIMLTQADDHGVEAGSRRPGKSALAALTFIAPVFVIGFILIKFQPVSIHIPVEVPLIEIGKGLLEDYPVAFELISVVLLAAMAGAVLLAFEQKGKKGRKV
- the nuoK gene encoding NADH-quinone oxidoreductase subunit NuoK gives rise to the protein MSPLLMYQLVALLLLAIGLYGIVWRKSLVGMLISVELMLNGAGLSIVSASQLTEAGSAVGQIAALFVMGLAAAEATLVLAIIIVVAKRFKSVETDAITRLKG